In Paenibacillus sp. FSL M7-0420, a single genomic region encodes these proteins:
- a CDS encoding xylose ABC transporter ATP-binding protein has protein sequence MDVLEMVEISKSFPGVKALDHVNFKVKQGEIHALCGENGAGKSTLMKVLSGLYPAGTYEGEIRIGGEKKAFHQITDAEQAGIAIIHQELALVKEMTVGENIFLGAEPVKRGAIQWNELYHQASLWLKKVGLNLSPDTKIGNLGIGQQQLVEIAKALSKHTRILILDEPTAALTESEVSILMGILNQLRREGVTCVYISHKMPEVFALADSITVLRDGKTVATLDRQATNDDQVVSLMVGRELTERYPRVPHSPGDKVLEVADYNVWHPEKRQQKVLRDIGFTLRQGEILGIAGLMGAGRTELVSSLFGAYGGRSEGTVLIEGKAVKIRSIAEAIKAGIALVTEDRKRQGLVMGMDVKRNTTLATLGKVSRLGVINENEEIKWSEQYVKDLKTKTASLETLVGTLSGGNQQKVVIGKWLMSDPKILIMDEPTRGIDVGAKYEIYNLMNKLVEQGVAIIMISSELPEVLGMSDRILVMCEGQLVREYDWREATQENIMLAATGGR, from the coding sequence ATGGATGTACTTGAAATGGTAGAGATCAGCAAGAGCTTCCCCGGTGTGAAGGCGCTGGACCATGTGAACTTCAAGGTGAAGCAAGGAGAGATTCACGCCTTGTGCGGAGAGAACGGCGCAGGCAAATCCACGCTGATGAAGGTGCTGAGCGGGCTGTACCCTGCGGGGACCTATGAAGGCGAAATCCGCATCGGCGGGGAGAAGAAGGCATTCCACCAAATTACCGATGCCGAGCAGGCCGGTATTGCGATTATCCATCAGGAGCTGGCGCTCGTGAAGGAGATGACCGTCGGCGAGAATATTTTCCTGGGGGCAGAGCCGGTGAAGCGCGGGGCCATCCAGTGGAATGAGCTGTACCATCAGGCTTCGCTGTGGCTGAAGAAGGTGGGGCTGAACCTGTCGCCGGATACGAAGATCGGCAATCTGGGCATCGGCCAGCAGCAGCTCGTAGAGATCGCCAAGGCGCTCTCCAAGCATACCCGGATTCTCATTCTGGATGAACCGACAGCGGCGCTGACCGAGAGCGAGGTGTCCATCCTGATGGGCATCCTGAACCAGCTGCGGCGCGAAGGGGTTACCTGTGTCTATATCTCCCACAAAATGCCCGAGGTGTTCGCGCTGGCCGATTCCATCACCGTGCTGCGGGACGGGAAGACAGTGGCGACGCTGGACCGCCAGGCGACGAACGACGACCAGGTGGTATCGCTGATGGTCGGCCGTGAGCTGACCGAGCGCTATCCGCGCGTCCCGCATTCCCCCGGGGACAAGGTGCTTGAAGTCGCAGACTATAATGTCTGGCACCCGGAGAAGCGTCAGCAGAAGGTGCTTAGAGATATTGGATTTACGCTCCGCCAGGGCGAAATTCTGGGTATTGCCGGGCTGATGGGGGCCGGACGGACAGAGCTGGTCAGCAGCCTGTTCGGCGCATATGGCGGAAGAAGCGAAGGCACGGTGCTGATCGAAGGCAAGGCCGTTAAGATCCGTTCCATTGCCGAAGCGATCAAGGCCGGGATTGCCCTGGTCACGGAAGACCGCAAGCGCCAGGGGCTGGTTATGGGAATGGATGTCAAGCGCAATACGACGCTGGCCACACTCGGCAAGGTCTCAAGGCTCGGAGTGATCAATGAGAATGAGGAGATCAAGTGGTCTGAGCAGTACGTAAAGGATCTGAAGACGAAGACAGCTTCGCTGGAGACGCTGGTAGGCACACTCTCCGGGGGGAACCAGCAGAAGGTGGTTATCGGCAAATGGCTGATGAGTGACCCCAAGATTCTGATTATGGACGAACCCACCCGGGGCATCGATGTCGGGGCAAAGTACGAAATCTATAATCTGATGAACAAGCTGGTAGAGCAGGGAGTAGCTATTATAATGATCTCCTCGGAGCTTCCGGAGGTGCTCGGGATGAGCGACCGGATTCTGGTGATGTGCGAAGGACAACTGGTACGGGAATATGACTGGCGCGAGGCAACGCAGGAGAATATTATGCTGGCCGCCACAGGAGGCAGATAG
- a CDS encoding sugar ABC transporter permease → MQLQKELKEPETVPAAGGSRLRTLFGKMDMRAYTMIGALILIWVLFGALNPTFLTSRNLSNLFTQMSVTSILAIGMVLVIVAGHIDLSVGSIVGLTGGMAAILSNWLELPAIVVILGTVAAGAVLGLVQGWLVAYKMIPAFIVTLGGMMVFRGVLMGVTESMTIPVSDPVLALLGNAYFASGFGIILGVLAVALLLYSAFTKRRSRKKYGFTVAPLGMDIARVTGLSLLVVVFVALMNNYKGIPFPIIFVIVLAAIFYFLSTKTTFGRHIYAIGGNIEAARLSGINIKRKTMMVFILSGLLGSIAAIVLTSRLASATITAGNMAEMDAIAACVIGGTSLMGGAGTVIGALIGALVMTSLDNGMSLMGLESFWQYVVKGSILVIAVWLDISGRSKGVK, encoded by the coding sequence ATGCAGCTGCAAAAAGAGCTTAAGGAACCTGAAACGGTTCCGGCCGCCGGAGGATCGCGCTTGCGTACCCTGTTCGGCAAAATGGATATGCGTGCTTATACGATGATTGGCGCATTAATTCTGATCTGGGTCCTGTTCGGCGCGTTGAATCCAACCTTCCTGACCTCGCGGAACCTGTCCAATCTGTTCACGCAGATGTCGGTGACCTCTATACTCGCCATTGGCATGGTGCTGGTTATCGTAGCGGGCCATATCGATCTGTCCGTCGGCTCCATCGTCGGCTTGACCGGCGGGATGGCGGCGATTCTCAGCAACTGGCTGGAGCTGCCCGCTATCGTGGTCATTCTTGGTACCGTGGCCGCAGGTGCGGTGTTGGGTCTGGTGCAGGGCTGGCTGGTCGCCTATAAAATGATTCCCGCCTTCATCGTCACCCTCGGCGGGATGATGGTGTTCCGCGGGGTGCTGATGGGCGTGACTGAATCAATGACCATTCCGGTATCTGATCCGGTGCTGGCGCTGCTCGGCAATGCCTATTTTGCCTCAGGCTTCGGAATCATTCTGGGCGTACTCGCAGTGGCTCTGCTGCTGTATAGCGCGTTCACGAAGCGGCGCTCCCGCAAGAAATACGGGTTCACTGTCGCCCCGCTCGGCATGGATATCGCGAGGGTAACAGGACTGTCCCTGCTCGTGGTAGTCTTCGTGGCCTTGATGAACAACTACAAAGGGATTCCGTTCCCGATCATCTTCGTCATTGTGCTGGCGGCCATCTTCTACTTCCTGTCCACCAAGACGACCTTCGGCCGCCATATCTATGCCATAGGCGGTAATATTGAGGCAGCGCGGCTCTCCGGGATCAACATCAAGCGCAAGACGATGATGGTCTTCATCCTCAGCGGCCTGCTCGGCTCCATCGCCGCCATCGTGCTGACCTCCCGCCTGGCCTCGGCGACCATTACCGCAGGCAATATGGCCGAGATGGACGCCATTGCCGCCTGTGTCATCGGCGGCACCTCCCTGATGGGCGGAGCCGGAACGGTCATCGGCGCTCTGATCGGAGCGCTGGTCATGACCTCGCTCGATAACGGCATGTCGCTGATGGGACTGGAGTCGTTCTGGCAGTATGTGGTCAAGGGCTCGATCCTGGTCATCGCCGTCTGGCTGGACATTTCAGGCCGCAGCAAGGGTGTGAAGTAA
- a CDS encoding cytochrome C oxidase subunit II — MIRKSAILCSILFVLLLTACGGNSSNSDSANNAAAGSNLTAEEELVITASNYSFDQPEYHLKKGVPVKIIFENESGNHGILIPEMKLRLDAKNSSQVVLPEEAGTFEMTCAIMCGSGHSAMTAKIIVE, encoded by the coding sequence ATGATCAGGAAGTCGGCTATTCTTTGTTCTATTCTTTTTGTGCTTCTGCTAACGGCCTGCGGAGGGAACAGCAGCAATTCTGATAGCGCAAACAACGCAGCTGCCGGGAGCAATCTGACGGCGGAGGAAGAACTCGTCATTACGGCCAGCAATTATAGCTTTGACCAGCCGGAGTACCATTTGAAGAAGGGCGTCCCTGTCAAAATCATCTTTGAAAATGAGAGCGGCAATCACGGCATTCTGATCCCGGAGATGAAGCTGCGGCTGGATGCCAAGAATTCCTCGCAGGTGGTGCTGCCCGAGGAAGCCGGAACCTTCGAGATGACCTGTGCCATCATGTGCGGCTCCGGCCACAGCGCAATGACCGCCAAGATTATTGTGGAATAA